The following are from one region of the Theropithecus gelada isolate Dixy chromosome 6, Tgel_1.0, whole genome shotgun sequence genome:
- the CSF1R gene encoding macrophage colony-stimulating factor 1 receptor, with protein MGPGVLLLLLVVTAWHGQGIPVIEPSGPELVVKPGETVTLRCVGNGSVEWDGPISPHWTLYSDGPSSVLTTNNATFQNTRTYRCTEPGDPLGGSAAIHLYVKDPARPWNVLAKEVVVFEDQDALLPCLLTDPVLEAGVSLVRLRGRPLLRHTNYSFSPWHGFTIHRAKFIQGQDYQCSALMGGRKVMSISIRLKVQKVIPGPPALTLVPAELVRIRGEAAQIVCSASNIDVDFDVFLQHNNTKLAIPQRSDFHDNRYQKVLTLSLGQVDFQHAGNYSCVASNVQGKHSTSMFFRVVESAYLDLSSEQNLIQEVTVGEGLNLKVMVEAYPGLQGFNWTYLGPFSDHQPEPKLANATTKDTYRHTFTLSLPRLKPSEAGRYSFLARNPGGWRALTFELTLRYPPEVSVLWTSINGSGTLLCAASGYPQPNVTWLQCAGHTDRCDEAQVLQVWDDPHPEVLSQEPFQKVTVQSLLTAETLEHNQTYECRAHNSVGSGSWAFIPISAGARTHPPDEFLFTPVVVACMSVMALLLLLLLLLLYKYKQKPKYQVRWKIIESYEGNSYTFIDPTQLPYNEKWEFPRNNLQFGKTLGAGAFGKVVEATAFGLGKEDAVLKVAVKMLKSTAHADEKEALMSELKIMSHLGQHENIVNLLGACTHGGPVLVITEYCCYGDLLNFLRRKAEAMLGPSLSPGQDPEGGADYKNIHLEKKYVRRDSGFSSQGVDTYVEMRPVSTSSNDSFSEQDLDKEDGRPLELRDLLHFSSQVAQGMAFLASKNCIHRDVAARNVLLTNGHVAKIGDFGLARDIMNDSNYIVKGNARLPVKWMAPESIFDCVYTVQSDVWSYGILLWEIFSLGLNPYPGILVNSKFYKLVKDGYQMAQPAFAPKNIYSIMQACWALEPTHRPTFQQICSLLQEQAQEDRRERDYTNLPSSSSRSGGSGSGSSSSELEEESSSEHLACCEQGDIAQPLLQPNNYQFC; from the exons GTGGAATGGGATGGCCCCATATCACCTCACTGGACCCTGTACTCCGATGGCCCCAGCAGTGTCCTCACCACCAACAACGCTACCTTCCAAAACACAAGGACCTATCGCTGCACTGAGCCTGGAGACCCCCTGGGAGGCAGCGCCGCCATCCACCTCTACGTCAAAG ATCCTGCCCGGCCCTGGAACGTGCTAGCAAAGGAGGTGGTGGTGTTTGAGGACCAGGATGCACTGCTGCCCTGCCTGCTCACAGACCCGGTGCTGGAGGCAGGCGTCTCGCTGGTGCGTCTGCGTGGCCGGCCCCTCCTGCGCCACACCAACTACTCCTTCTCGCCCTGGCATGGCTTCACCATCCACAGGGCCAAATTCATTCAGGGCCAGGACTATCAGTGCAGTGCCCTGATGGGTGGCAGGAAGGTGATGTCCATCAGCATCCGGCTGAAAGTGCAGAAAG TCATCCCAGGGCCCCCAGCCTTGACACTGGTGCCTGCAGAGCTGGTGCGGATTCGAGGGGAGGCTGCCCAGATCGTGTGCTCAGCCAGCAACATTGATGTTGACTTTGATGTCTTCCTTCAACACAACAACACCAAG CTCGCAATCCCTCAGCGATCTGACTTTCACGATAACCGTTACCAAAAAGTCCTGACCCTCAGCCTCGGTCAAGTAGACTTCCAACATGCCGGCAACTACTCCTGCGTGGCCAGCAACGTGCAGGGCAAGCACTCCACCTCCATGTTCTTCCGGGTCGTAG AGAGTGCCTACTTGGACTTGAGCTCTGAGCAGAACCTCATCCAGGAGGTGACCGTGGGGGAGGGGCTCAACCTCAAAGTCATGGTGGAAGCCTACCCAGGCCTGCAAGGTTTTAACTGGACCTACCTGGGACCCTTTTCTGATCACCAGCCTGAGCCTAAGCTTGCTAATGCTACCACCAAGGACACATACAG GCACACCTTCACCCTCTCTCTGCCCCGCCTGAAGCCCTCTGAGGCTGGCCGCTACTCCTTCCTGGCCAGAAACCCAGGAGGCTGGAGGGCTCTGACGTTTGAGCTCACCCTTCGAT ACCCCCCAGAGGTAAGTGTCCTATGGACCTCCATCAATGGCTCTGGCACCCTTTTGTGTGCTGCCTCTGGGTACCCCCAGCCCAACGTGACATGGCTGCAGTGCGCTGGCCACACTGATAG GTGCGATGAGGCCCAAGTGCTGCAGGTCTGGGATGACCCACACCCTGAGGTCCTGAGCCAGGAGCCCTTCCAGAAGGTGACCGTGCAGAGCCTGCTGACCGCTGAGACCTTAGAGCACAACCAAACCTATGAGTGCAGGGCCCACAACAGCGTGGGGAGTGGCTCCTGGGCCTTCATACCCATCTCTGCAG GAGCCCGCACGCATCCCCCGGATGAGTTCCTCTTCACACCGGTGGTGGTCGCCTGCATGTCCGTCATggccttgctgctgctgctgctcctgctgctatTGTACAAGTATAAGCAG AAGCCCAAGTACCAGGTCCGCTGGAAGATCATCGAGAGCTATGAGGGCAACAGTTATACTTTCATTGACCCCACGCAGCTGCCTTACAATGAGAAGTGGGAGTTCCCCCGGAACAACCTGCAGTTTG GTAAGACCCTCGGAGCTGGCGCCTTTGGGAAGGTGGTGGAGGCCACGGCCTTTGGTCTGGGCAAGGAGGATGCTGTCCTGAAGGTGGCTGTGAAGATGCTGAAGT CCACGGCCCATGCTGATGAGAAGGAGGCCCTCATGTCTGAGCTGAAGATCATGAGCCACCTGGGCCAGCATGAGAACATTGTCAACCTTCTGGGAGCCTGCACTCATGGAG GCCCTGTACTGGTCATCACGGAGTACTGTTGCTATGGCGACCTGCTCAACTTTCTGCGAAGGAAGGCTGAGGCCATGCTGGGACCCAGCCTGAGCCCTGGCCAGGACCCCGAGGGAGGCGCTGACTATAAGAACATCCACCTGGAGAAGAAATATGTCCGCAG GGACAGTGGCTTCTCCAGCCAGGGTGTGGACACCTATGTGGAgatgagacctgtctctacttCTTCAAATGACTCCTTCTCTGAGCAAG ACCTGGACAAGGAGGATGGACGGCCCCTGGAGCTCCGGGACCTGCTTCACTTCTCCAGCCAAGTAGCCCAGGGCATGGCCTTCCTCGCTTCCAAGAAT TGCATCCACCGGGATGTGGCAGCGCGAAATGTGCTGTTGACCAATGGGCATGTGGCCAAGATTGGGGACTTCGGGCTGGCTAGGGACATCATGAATGACTCCAACTACATCGTCAAGGGCAAT GCCCGCCTGCCTGTGAAGTGGATGGCCCCAGAGAGCATCTTTGACTGTGTCTACACGGTTCAGAGCGACGTCTGGTCCTATGGCATCCTCCTCTGGGAGATCTTCTCACTtg GGCTGAATCCCTACCCTGGCATCCTGGTGAACAGCAAGTTCTATAAACTGGTGAAGGATGGATACCAAATGGCCCAGCCTGCATTTGCCCCAAAGAATAT ATACAGCATCATGCAGGCCTGCTGGGCCCTGGAGCCCACCCACAGACCCACTTTCCAGCAGATCTGCTCCCTCCTTCAGGAGCAAGCCCAAGAGGACAGGAGAGAGCGG GACTATACCAATCTgccaagcagcagcagcagaagcggTGGTAGCGgtagcggcagcagcagcagtgagcTGGAAGAGGAGAGCTCTAGTGAGCACCTGGCCTGCTGCGAGCAAGGGGATATCGCCCAGCCCTTGCTGCAGCCCAACAACTATCAGTTCTGCTGA